The sequence below is a genomic window from Dermacentor albipictus isolate Rhodes 1998 colony chromosome 2, USDA_Dalb.pri_finalv2, whole genome shotgun sequence.
CATGTCTCTAATCTGTCCCTCTATATAGGGCATATAAAATGGTGCTAAGCTTCAAGAAGTCACATGTACACAAAATTTGTATGTTGTTTATTGTTCCTACATGCTCCTACAAGGAAGCCTGTCTTAATGCACTGCTGCTAACATAGTATACCATAGATCATATAACACGACCTGAGAAGCAGAGTATGTTCAGCATGACAAAGTGCAAGCCTGAGTGGCTGGTGCTTTCACTCAAACCAAATTGTCATTATGTCCCATGGCATTCCGCAAACAAAAATTCTCACGGTTCTTGTATCTGTTTTCATAACCGCGCGGTCACCTCAAGTTAGGCACAACTGTAACAGCAATGTTACATTTTACGTTAAAGATGTGCTAGACAGGGTTACCAATTTatgctgtattagtaaattatgcACTGCAATAGCAAAACGGCCACTGTTAGGAGGCAGCTTAGAAGTCAGACACAAGTGAAATATGATTGGTGGTGCTGTCGTAAAGTTCTGGCACCAGCTCAATGCGACGTTTTGAATTTTGACAAGATCTAAATGGGTATGCTGGTTTACCTGGTAAAAATGACTtcattctaaaggagccaaagaatAACCTTAGAAACCTTTTCGTACTTCCCCTCTCTTAACAGATCCCGAATATGAGGGAACACTGCTATCTTTCATACATATCGATGTGCCAGTAcgacataaaaagaaagaagaaaaaaacatttggcCCTTACATTCTGAAGTAAAACTCAATCTGTTCCTggcaaatgaatgaaaaaagtatgAAAGAATAGTTTATGAGTGTAAGatgatttatttttgctttttagTGTACCTTTGATGTGGTGGGAGGCAGTGGTTAAACTTATAAGCTTTACTCGTAATTGGCATCATGTCGAAAACAACACGTGCATGACAAATATAAGAACATGTAACAAGGAATCATGGATACAGTAATGGTGCCGTGTCTCGGCTTCCATGGCACAGCTGAAGATAATGTAAAATTGAGTGTGGAATAAAGTCTTGCTTCCATTATGCTAGCAGCACACCAAAAGGCTGCTCCAGTGATGATGTGCATGCTGCATGCATAGATGCAGATGTATATACTGTGTTGGTGCTATCTTTTTGCATGTGTGGAAGCAGCTGGAACTGCTGCAGTTAAGGTGTGAGGATTAGATAGGCGAGGTGCTGAAAATCACTAACCTGCTCTACTGCTTGGGCTAAGCCTGATGGAGACTGCACATGTTGCAATCTAGGCAGGCTCTAGTAAACTCAGTTGCTGTGCCTTGTTGCATTTCATTTTTGTAGTGCTAGGCATGTTGTTATTAATGCTTGGAAAGAGTGCTGCATTCACTCAAATGAATTGAGCTGTCAGCAACAAATTTGTTGCCTGGAAGCTGATGAGCATCAGTAGTGCAACTGCTGTGGTGTCACAGTGAATGTAAAAGAAGTGAGATAGGCAGCAATATATACGTAACAAGGTGATCATGACAGAGCAGAGACTGAGCAGAAAATTATCTCATGTTTGTGCATTTTCGCATAAGAAAGTAGAGAAGAGGCATAATGTGAATCTGCTGTTTTCTGCACACAGCATGCTTGATGGCTTCTGTAGCCATTTGGTCACCAATTCAAGGGTGTCTGCATGTCAAAATATGCCACAGAGTTCACATGCCACAAAATTCATTTGTGACATATGGCATGGTTCACATCCTCCAGATTGGTAAGCGCATCAATGATAGAATGCATGAACATTACTCTTTGCTGTCCATGGGCACACAGGTGACCACTTACCTGCATTCTTTATTTGTTGTGAATGTGGCTCTACCTCCAGTTTTAATTGTGTGTATCAGATAAGAAAAGCATGCACAACTCTTGAAATTGAGCTTTTGGAAACATACTTAAGAAACACCGCTCTAGATGTGCAAGCATTCCATCAGTTATGCTCACCAAGAAAGAATGCATGTATAATAATGTTTGAATCTTGTGTAGGTGAGTGCAGACACACCCTATTTACAACTTAGTAATTATTATTGGTTATCTGAGCTACCCACAATGAAACCTTAGGTTCGGTGAATCAAAGACACTACAGTGAATTTCACATAAACCTTCCCACACTTAAATTGGCATTTTGAGGTACTATCAAAAATTATATGCTGGGCATTGTGAAGATAAACTAACATTTGTAAGTCCAGCTTCTGTTCTGTCACTTACTTTGCTTGCAACTTCCTGAATTTTATGGTGGTTTGTTTTCTAAAAGAAGGCGGCTGTACTCAAAACATGCTGGTTGCAAAAGTTCATCCCAGAGTTTTGAGAGTATAAGATTGCAAGAATAGGGTGCCTAGCACTAGAAAGCTTAACCTGACTGCAACAGCATTTAAAAGACACTCAACACTTGCGCAGATGAAGTCTCAAATGGCATTACAAAGCCATTTTGCTCTGTTACTGTCATGATAACACAAATCTGGAAACCTTTGGTTTCGTGTTCACTTCACGTTGcctatttatgtttttttttaaatttcctttCATTCCATAGCAGTATTTTCTGTGATTACTAAAGAGATGGTTTGTTGATTCTCTTGCTCTTTCCTTCTGTTTATTCTAGAAAAGAAAGACTGttctgtatatatattttttcaagaAGCACTTCCCAAGATTCCAAATGATATTTTattcgcacacacacatacataactACATACTAATTTTCTAGAGAGTCATGGAGAGCAGAGTAGGAGCTGCCACGTCCCCACCAGTCATATAGTTTGGGTGGCCCTGAAAAGGGCCGTTTAGTGTTCCATGCTGCAGCTTGTCACAGGTGAAGTGCTCTTCAACACGTAGAAACTGGAAGTACCTAAGCAGAAGTACAGTTTCAGCAAGTTAGGTGCAGGCTCAGCTGGATTCTGTGTTGCAGAACTGGATGGCTCAGATGCTCTGCTGGGTGAATCAAAACCCAAGTCGTAGAGGTTGTGATGTGCCCAAGTGAGAGCGGTGATTTCTCAAGAAACATGGCAGTATGAGCCTGATGTGGTGAAAACACATCAGAAGCAAAAGTGAAAGCTGGGGCTGAACCTTGGAGGCTTGAAATGCAATTTGTCCGGGTTACAGTTATCAGCATGCTTAAATGCTTGAATGGCATGCTTAAGCCTGCTTGGGCGACATTTACCGATAACACCTGGCTCTAGATACCTTACATCTGAGAACACGCTGCTGCACTGATATGATGAACTTTCTGATCGTCTGCTGCTTCCCGGCTTCTGAGGCAAAAATGGTGTTATGCAAGTGCAGTCCTCAAAGGGGGAGCTTGCAGCTCTGTCATTGGACTGGGTCTTGCACTGCTGCACTGATCACTGCTGCCTTTATCCTTTTCACTTTACTGGCCACTGTGGCTTTGGTAACTGTAGCGTGTGAAGATGCCATGGAACAAAAGTCAAGACAACACATCCTGGCATGTGCCGATGAAAGTTGCCATGTGTTATCTTTACttttcttagcaccctctgcagcgtcgcaggtctgaccgccgccgtggtcagttgcttcgcagctgctggggactgagggccggggtttgattgtgttgttcatataggaggttgtggccaagtactgcaccagggtggccaatcctgctctggtgagggagtgcgttaccggttctggtcaccaggatcaggccacactccaggcctgtttatgcaattttatcaacacgcggacttttttttttaactccggtggaaaattgccggcaccgggattcgaaccacggacctcttgcacacgaggcgggtgttctacctctacgccaccgctgcaactaaGGTTGCAGCAgtggcggcatggccacaattagtacatgaccggggttgttggagaaatatgggagaggcctttgccctgcagtgggcgtaaccaggctgatgatgatgatctttacTTTTGCTCAGTGGCAATGAAGTGTCTTCAGGAAATTGCAGCTGAGGAAGACACGAAGGCCTGTGAGGAGAAAGATTAGGGAAGTACTATCAGTGCAGCAGTCCATACACAGTTGTAAGCTACCCCGAATCCAGTGTTACCACCAAATGCCACCTTTGCAGGTCACAGGATGCCATTCAAGCACTCTGGACGATAGTGCTAATGACTGTATTAGTGACAAGATTCTTGAAGCAGATAGCTTGAACATGGCTTGAATAGGTGATTCGCGACAATGACAATAGAACAAACAAGGACACGTTCCAGCACATAAGAAAAATGAGAAGAGGTGCGGAGACAAAAGGATAACTTTTCTTTGAACATGTCTTTGTTTTTGaattccaactagcccaactgtcgGCCTCATACAGAACAGACATTTTGGCCATTGGACGCATAGCTCTATGGCAGTCAGATGACTGACTATGGCAGTTTGGGTTAATATAAGTCCATCAACCACTGACACCTTCAGTGAAAGTGCAAAAGAGGAACAACAACATGTCCTTGCTTGTAGTTAAGCCTCAGGCACTGAGCAGTATTCCGGAGGGCATCAAGAGGCCAGACCTTACTTCTATTACTTAAGGTCTTGCAGCGCCAAATATTCAACTGAGACGACTTGAGTGGAAGTTTGAAAAAGTCCCTGGCATGTGGTAAAATCCCACCCTCGAAGTGGTCTCCCATTATTTCCAGAACAACCACAGGAGCACTGTCAATCAGGAAGCAGTCTCCAGGCTTCACATGTTGCAATTTCGGCTCGACTTGGTTCTTGGACGAGTGCCTCAGTTCGGAGATTCTCCTACTTAGCTGTGAAAGTGGCTTGTTGGAAGATCGCAGCAACTTCTTCATTCGTCCAAGATAGCTTTCAAAAGGAAATGCACTAAACTGATCCAATGGGCCATGGTCCCGGCACTGGTCAGCAAGATGAATTAGTGAGTGCACATTGTACACAAGCTGTTTTTTTCCGTATAGCTCACTAAACTCTTGAACAAAGTACCTCAGCACATCTTTGGCGAAATCATTGTATTCACAGTAGTACTGAGGTGATGCTAAAATTCTGATAGCTACATGAAACATTAGAAAATGTTTGTAGTGTGTTGGAGGCAGAAGAGGCTTTAGGACAACAGGCCCCACATAAAGGAGGAATGTGCGAAACTCCGTTGCCTTCCAACGATCCAGTTCTTCTGTACCCCTTGGCTTTCGCTGGAAATATGTTGGAAATGCTTTGGATGCCTCTCGCAGGCTTTCATTTAGTTGGCAACGATACAGTCTGCTCAATCTATTACTGTGGCCTTGGCATACCCAATTCTTTAAGAGTCGTCGCATGACTCCCAGGCAAACGAGGTGCATGTATTCTGATGGGAAAAATGCAATCATGTCGACATCAAGCGATAGGAATGGTGAAAAACCAGAATGGTGGCGCTTGTTCTCTTGAGATCGAAATGATGCATTCGTTCGTGTTGGTGCGTGCAGTTTGGGAAATGTGACCCTGTTTTCAATGTGCCGCCCTTTTTGGCTGCATCGCTCACACGCATAATAGCCAGTGTGGCCAACAATACATTTCACGTAGCTCCTTGCTGGAGCATCGCACACCATGGCTTTAATGCTCACCTGTACTCGAACATCTCCTATGCTTAACCCTTCAGACGCAAGCTCCAAGACCTCTCGCACAAATGGCTCTAGATAATCCTGCAGAGATGGTGGCTTCCCTGCACCACAATACACACTTACAACAAATGGTGGTGATGCCTCCACATTTGTAATGCGGCACAAAATGGGCCAAAAGGCAAGCTGGCTACTTCTATAAAGAGGGACTCCATCGATGTTGCCCTGTAGCTTCAGTTCACTTGGAACTACTTGCCCCGGCGGCAACACTTGACGAATTCCTGCTGCAAGGCCAAAGTGCACAAAAGACCCATTTTGCTCCACCTGAGCTTTGCGCTCAGTTCTCAAAACTGTCCTAGCATCCTTTGGAAGGTCAGAGAAGCCTCTTCGACGGCAGAAATCGAGGACATCGTTAATGCATGCATGAGTCATGTTATGTTTGGAAGCAATGACAGCAAACTCTTCACTTGCTGTCATTTGTTCAGGCGATACGCGAGACAGCACTGCGCTACAAGTGAGCGCTATTCTCTCATCTGGCCCCGTGCAGCTGTCTGAAGCAACAAAGTCACCAGACTCATCCCAAGATTTGCTACGTTGGAGACTACCTTTGTCACTTGAGctactagagagttttagcccagcgggtttacggccagcggagcggagcggtctccaccgttgcgccagcggagcggctcgcgaaaaaagaattttagcccagcggatcacccgctcgagcggggtaaagagcggggcgctctgctgccccacctagtggttcgaataggagttactgagaaatgaaattgaattactcttgcttttattatgcaagaaatgttgaataaagatatattacatgttctcagtgcattatttgttaacaatgtactgagtactaatgtacgggtcagcgcggcagtcgccgtcttcgatgcagaactgccggcgttcatgttcgcggctgccgtcttgcatttcccatacacgcccgcgcgcccttacgcacgctcgcgcgctgcgtatacgctccgctggggagtgctttccagcgggcgtaaacgctgctccgtaaaaccgctggccgcctcagcgtggtgcgcatgcgcagtcgcgtctccgctcgcccgctccgctccgctggccgtaaacccgctgggctaaaactctctactatcAGAGTCGCTGTGCTCACGTGAAGACATATCCACAATTTCTGATTGGAATTCTTCAACAAAAGGTGCACCTTGTCCGCAGACGCTGTTGACTAAGGCTTCGCTTCCCGACTGCTGGTTCAACCGCTTGAGTGGAGGCTCACCCCCGTCGTCCGTCGAAATTGAACTTCCTGATTGCCTGCTGCTTCCCAGCTCCGGAGGCGAAAGTGGCGCTACGCGAGCACTGTCCGTAAAGGTGGTGCTTGCAGCTCTGTCGTTGGACAGGGAACCCGATGAAGGCCCAGCAACAAGCCGCGCGAGTCCTAGTTCATTCAATATATTGTCGTATTCCTTTCTTACGACTCTACATTTTCTCCACTTGGAAGTCATGGTGTGCGAAAGAGACGAGTCAGAAGCCCAAGCCGCAACGCTGCAACCCGTGCCAAAAAACGCAAAACGACAGCGAGGCGAAGGCGTGCACAGCAGCAGCGCAGTGGGGCAGTCAGTCAGTCACAGCAAGGAACAGCCGAGCAGCTAGCACATGAGCCAAATAGAATCGAACGGAGCTTCGTCCGTTCGTGTTAAAGGTCCGTTTGATTCGCCCGCACCACTGAGAACCAGTTCACCTCGATTCGCGAGAAGTTCGGAGCTCCATTTCTGCGGTGCAGGCACAGCgcaacactcgaaacgaatgaCAAGGTGCAGACGCGGTGCAGACGTGGTGCCGGCGTTCTGTCCGACTAATGTGTACAGAGTGCGTAAGTTTGAAAGATCCTGAACTTCTGGTATGATCAGCTTCTGAGGCGTTCATACACCCGCGCTTGTGTAGACACGGCAGATGCACGTATGCGGGCTTTTAACGGCGCTTGCGCATATCGGccatgtcgtctgctacgccgctgcttcgcacctgtacGTCTGCTAAATTAAGTTCGTATACCACCACCTGTACGTCTgcaccacggtgtaagaataggcTGTAGTCTGCACGAAGCCGGCGCCGACAATAGAGAGCGTAGAGAGGGCGAAAAATAATCGCGAATCAGCTCTGCGCTTTTTCTGCACCTTTTGTTACGAATGGCGAGGTGCAGCACTTCGCGAACTGGTGCAGGTGAATCGAACATACCTTAGGTGCGTTCGATTCACCTACATCACACACGAACCGTAGCGAAGCCGCCCCGAAAAGCTGGATTGTGGATCGGATTAAAACAATGATTAttacacttttttttgtttttgtcattcTCTGATTCTGCTGCGACCCGCGCGACTTGAACACACTTCCCGGTGCGCTTGTTTGCATTGCATATGACGAGCCGTAATTCATGAAGTAATAATGTACTTTTGCACTGGCAATTCGAGAGGTGGCGCATAGTGAAGCCAAAAAATTTCGTGGCTATAAAAGAACGTCGGTTCCTCGGTTTTCTCTCTCCTATCGTCTATCGCCCCGGACGTTCAATTGGACATCATCATCGCCATCGACAGTCTTGCCGTAGCTTCCTTGTTCGAACGGGCACGTAAgtacgcatttctttttctttttaattttttcgtACGAGGTTTTTCTTGTCGGGATTGTACCTTATATGCATTCTCATCTACGGGTCAACGTCGTAGGCGAGTATGTGTGTAGTTAACGGCACGTGCCCAATATGCAGCGAGCGCACGTGTGGCCAGGTGATCGGTCCCGTACTATGTGATGAGCTCTGATTATGCGCACATGTGCTATACTCCGGAATGACATTGAGTAGAGCGCTCTTTTGAACCGCAGAAAGACACTAAGCGTGTAATTCATGCACAACTTGCGCAAAGTAGTTGCACCAGACCTTGAATGAGGTCTGTCAGGGATCTGCGAGTGTCACCCGGCCACATGTCGTCTCTGACATATTTTAGGGCAGCAGAATTCACACGCAACCGTGCCGGCCAGGAAATAAATGAGTCGTATCACGAGAAATTCCGACGCTGCTCCTGCGGtggtggttaaaaaaaaaaaagaaataaggcgCGTGAATTCTATGCGAACATTATTGCAGCTGAAAAATAATCTAAAAGTCTTCTTTAGTGATCCTTGTCCGTCCCGTACGAGTGGTATGGTTTAGTGCCACAAAATGAGGTCAGAATGTACCACTTCGCTTCAGACACATGTTTCAGCCACGTGTTGTTCACAACTTAGAGCAAACGTGTTCACCAGCTTCCGCTAGCTTTATTCATCATGGGAGACGAGAATGTACGTCGTGCAAAAGGATACGTGCCTAATAAAACGGCCGATTTCGCATGCTTGCACAGAAACCTCCGGCCTTATGCCGTGGTTCGATTATGTTAATCAAACGGCGCTTAAAAATAGCGGACGGTTTGTGGAATCCAATGGACCCCTTGGCAAAACCTCTAAAACATATTcactgcatagaaaaaaaaattatcaaaatGCCAGCGTGCCCCGTACTCTACACGGAGACTAGGCGTAGAATGGCTCCTTATACTCGTGGCAATTGTATGCGAACACTGGCACGCTAGACAAGGTGGTGATGTCTTGCCAGCATCCTTAGGCAGAAATTGCGAGATAATTTGCAGTAGCGTCAACCCGCTTCGCAGCAACTTTATAAAGTGGCTTACATCAGTAGAAGTGGTTCTGTACCCAACTTGCACACCAATTTCTTCTTCGGGACAATCGCGCTTCCCCACAGGCGATTCTCGTCCTTTACAAACCCGACATGTCTTTTCATTGCATCCACTGTTACATTTCATTACAAGTATGGGACATACAGTGGAAATCCATTTGAAAGACCAGTTCGCGGAATGTGGATAATACACCATGAACACTTTGCAAAACTGGCAACTTCGCTttcctgcaaaacaaaagctttcACCACCAAAAGCTCATTAGCACATAGATTTCTGCATCAAGTGTCTGGGGTGTTGAAATGAGGTGCTGGCCATTGTTCTGCAATTAGAGCCTGACTTCTGAATTTAATTTACTTTTTCCCAAAGTCTAATTCAGAAATTGGATTCTGTTGCAGACCTAGCTTGGCTGCACTTGTCTGTCAGAGTGACAAGGATTATCTGTCATACTATGCCTTGTTAACATGCATAACAAAGCATTTCAGATCTTGAATAAGTCACAGTTCAATATAGGGATCTGCTTATGCAGACAATGGTGCATTCTGTCTTTCTTTCATAAAAGAAATGCAGAGATGGGGCAGGTAACAGGTTTATTTTGTTCTGAGAACAGCATTTTAGTGTAGCTGCCTTCCGATTCAACTTGCCTATTGTGTTCAGGATAAGGTGTTGCACCGTCTTCTAGCCCGAGGCAAGCCTGGTTTGCATTCTATTGTTGCCCAGTAATTTTCTGCTGCTGTGATGGTACTTATTATCAACTTCAATGTATATGAAGTTGGGAGTGTGTTATGTCTGCTTTGAGGACTCGCTCGGGGTAAGGGGTCCGCAGTACAGGGGATTTCTCTAGGAACTCATGGGTTGATATATAGAGATGTCAATTCACTATTTCTCCAGCGAGGGATTACGAAGCACCTCTTTTACAAATATTGCTCCCATGACTGATACCTACATGGTCTGTTTCCTCGCAGAACAtaatgaagccaacagacaaatgGCTCTTGTTTTACTTTAGATGAATAAGTATAATGAGAAATTAATGTTGATGAAAAGGCAACTTGCTGCTGATGGCAGCCGAAACCACATCTGCATTACCACGTGCCTGctcctaagttttttttttactaaatggTTCCTGTGGTTAAAACAGCATATGCTTTGTCTGCTGCCATGACCTGAAATGGTGCAGGCTAAAACTCCATTGCCAGATTTTGTTCACAAGAGCAAACACCAAAACAAGTGGATGGGAGGATAATTGCCACAGCGCAAATTTTACAGCAGTGTATGTGGGAGTTGGTGGGTTTGTTTGCAACATTGTCCAGTTGCCTTCTTGTCCATGCTCATTTCCCTTTTCCTTataatttctacatttaaattaaaattcaCAATTACTTTtatgctttcttcctttctttccatttctttcctttattgtctgttggcttcatatagTTGTAACAAAAGATTGGTCCCCTCGGTTCTTCATCTCATTGAATTCTTACTGAAAAGTTCTAGCCCGAGTGTTATTGCAGCAGCATTCTTGGCCTGTACTTTGACTTGCACAGTGCTTTATGAGTGAATGAAATCGGTACAACCTTCTGGCCACTTATTCAACTGCTTTGTCTATACAGGATGCCGAAACCATATCGAGTAGTGAAGTTTCCAGAAGAGAACGACAGTTTGGCAGTCGTGCCAACATCTTGGCTTACCCAAAATGAAGATCTTTGCTTCTGGCCCCAATGTGTCAAGGGGTCAGAAGTAAAGAACATGATCGAAAGCCAAGTCGCGCCTCAGCAAGACTGGGGTACCTATCCAGTTGCTGTCATGGCGAGGTGCAGTAAGTGACTACATTGATAACATAATCTGCCTTTTGCTTGCTTTAGTATTTTTTGGTATTACTTTGGACATGTGATCTTAAATATAAGAGTTAAATGATCTTGTAATAGGTGACACAGTTCTAAATTTTTGACATACTGGAATTAGACCTTACTAAGTTAAATTTGTGCGTGTCTAGGTCTACTAACACAATGCTTGTTTATCTTCTAAATAACTTATTACAGGAACATACATCTTCGTATAAACATCTTGGGGCACATATCACCACTAACTTAACTTGGGATGTGCACATAGCACATTGTAAATGACAAACTGTTTGCTTGGATATGTTCGTCGCAGTTTTTCCATATCGTTCTTCATTGAAGCATCTCTTATATAACTAATTAATTAGATCAAAGCTTGACTGTGCTGAATCAATATGGGATTCATTTCAGGAAAGTTCATCGCATGCAATTAAAATGATATAGAACGATACTGTTTGTACTCTACCGTCTCTTGCTGGTCGTTGCAAAATGTATCGCACAGTGCTTTTTTATCATTTCCATTACCATCTGCGCCTGTGTCACAAGTTTACTCTTCCTCCCCAGTTCATACCATGTGTCTGCGCACCCATGTTCAAAAAGTTGCAGTGCCATCCAACAGTCTCAGCAGAACAGTAAACTCTTGGTCGCATGCCCACCACTCAGAGTTGTGGATTTCTTTTATATTGGTATTTAATAATATCTGGGAGCTGTTCGTGCATTGGGGAAAGAATATTTGTGTTATAAATAAATATCCGAGCTTGGAAGCAACAGAAGGGAGAAAATTGACAGCTTGCTTACTCAAGACAGTTTCATGGCCCTGCAAATGCATGCACATTATCTTTTTCATATAttatgggggagggggggcgttcATTGCTGGAAAGAATAAGCGCATAATGCGTCCCTTGCTGGAAACAGCCTGTTCTGATGGCATTTACCAAATTGacatcttgacaattagaacaaatAAAACATTGTCTCGTTGCTTAGCTTTGCTACTTGGATGTTGGGCATTATGAATACTAGTTCAACTGGACTCTGAAGAACATGTACTTACTTTTCTTTGTGTATGCTGATGAGTGATTTACTGATgctgaagaaataatttttctttttagtgtccctttaagaccaCGGTGGTTGGGACAAACAGTTCTGTCGTGCCCCCCTTAAAATTTGTTTGTAAGGTTTATGCATGATGAAGTcatataaataataaatatataataaataaaatagtAATTATTGTTAGCAAGCGCCGTTGTTGCATGTCCAGAAAATTAAACAAGCCTTTGTGGTATCTTCTTATGAACAATTTTCTCCTGCCTAGCTTGCAGTGCCTGTAGCCTTATAATTAGCAATGGCTTGAATATTAACAGCGCACTTTTTGTACAGTCCACTCACTCTTGTAATTTTTCGACCAATAGCTTTCAGGTGTAAAACTACCTTAGAAATTTCAATAGCTTGTTTAACATACAGTGCACCTAGAGGCTTGCACCTCTTTGCCATTTGAATGTTTCCATTCTAAGTTATAGCAAATGCAATCTGCATTTTTGCATTGTGAAAGGGACTTGTAATAACTGGCTCTTTCTTTATTAAGATATTCTCAGGGGCATGACAGTCTGATGTGTCATAACATTGGATGTGGGCACTGTGTAACTGAAAACTTGcaacgaataaaaaagaaaggcaaactaaTCCTTTAGTGTCTCTCTTCAGTTCTTGAGTTATGTTAATTTGTACCACTGATACTTTGATGTCATCATAGCTGTGCAAACTTGTGCACAATGTCTATGCAGTTTGCCGTGGGAATTTTCAGCGGTCACAAATTTCTTGTTCATGACATTTGTCTGTTGCAGAATGTTGCCTGCACAGCTTAGCAGCTTGCTTGTTCTAGTGTCTGTTTTAATCTGTATTGAAATATTTTTTCTTCGTTCAAAGGCACTTATGACAAGGCCTCAAGGAGGTTAAAGAAGGCGGAGTCTGTGTCTGGCGTCGACACCACAGAGCagtcgggtaagtgcttgttttctttttgttttttttaatgcttgtGCTTATGGGAGAGAGGAAGGCAAATTTAGATCAGGGTTACAGTTACAGAGCAGTCGCTTTGCTGACTGGGCTGACCAGGAAGCTAGCAGATGTGGGGGGCATCAGGCAGAGCTGGCAAGTCAAAGTGCATGCAATAAATGTTAGCAGGATACAGTACAGCAACTTCCAGATTAATTTAACCTTGTGTTGCCATGTGCTTGCCTCCTGGGTAGCTCTATAATTGTCCCCCAAAATGGTGGTGTATTGTTGGGTACATGAACCAAAATGATCTTTCTTTTActgcagtactttttttttcttcaaggaaGCTGTATGGAttttctgtcccccc
It includes:
- the LOC139055702 gene encoding uncharacterized protein codes for the protein MTSKWRKCRVVRKEYDNILNELGLARLVAGPSSGSLSNDRAASTTFTDSARVAPLSPPELGSSRQSGSSISTDDGGEPPLKRLNQQSGSEALVNSVCGQGAPFVEEFQSEIVDMSSHSCTGPDERIALTCSAVLSRVSPEQMTASEEFAVIASKHNMTHACINDVLDFCRRRGFSDLPKDARTVLRTERKAQVEQNGSFVHFGLAAGIRQVLPPGQVVPSELKLQGNIDGVPLYRSSQLAFWPILCRITNVEASPPFVVSVYCGAGKPPSLQDYLEPFVREVLELASEGLSIGDVRVQVSIKAMVCDAPARSYVKCIVGHTGYYACERCSQKGRHIENRVTFPKLHAPTRTNASFRSQENKRHHSGFSPFLSLDVDMIAFFPSEYMHLVCLGVMRRLLKNWVCQGHSNRLSRLYRCQLNESLREASKAFPTYFQRKPRGTEELDRWKATEFRTFLLYVGPVVLKPLLPPTHYKHFLMFHVAIRILASPQYYCEYNDFAKDVLRYFVQEFSELYGKKQLVYNVHSLIHLADQCRDHGPLDQFSAFPFESYLGRMKKLLRSSNKPLSQLSRRISELRHSSKNQVEPKLQHVKPGDCFLIDSAPVVVLEIMGDHFEGGILPHARDFFKLPLKSSQLNIWRCKTLSNRSKVWPLDALRNTAQCLRLNYKQGHVVVPLLHFH